The following coding sequences are from one Lolium rigidum isolate FL_2022 chromosome 6, APGP_CSIRO_Lrig_0.1, whole genome shotgun sequence window:
- the LOC124666045 gene encoding sucrose:sucrose 1-fructosyltransferase-like, giving the protein MESRAVVVQGTTAPLLPYAYAPLPSSADDARENQSSGGGVRWRACAASALVVLLVVVGFFAGGRVDLGQDGEVSATSSVPGSSRGKDSGVSEKESPADGGFPWSNAMLQWQHTGFHFQPLKHYMNDPNGPVYYGGWYHLFYQHNPYGDSWGNVSWGHAVSKDLVNWRHLPVALVPDQWYDINGVLTGSITVLPDGRVILLYTGNTDTFSQVQCLAVPADPSDPLLRSWIKHPANPILFPPPGIGLKDFRDPLTAWFEHSDNTWRTIIGSKDDDGHAGIVLSYKTTDFVNYELMPGNMHRGPDGTGMYECLDIYPVGGNSSEMLGGDSSPEVLFVLKESANDEWHDYYALGWFDAAANTWTPQDPEADLGIGLRYDWGKYYASKSFYDPIKNRRVVWAFVGETDSEQADKAKGWASLMSIPRTVELDKKTRTNLIQWPVEEIETLRRNATDLGGITVEAGSVIHLPLQQGAQLDIEASFRLNSSDMDALNEADVGFNCSSSAGAAVRGALGPFGLLVFADGRHEQTAAYFYVSKGLDGSLLTHYCHDESRSTRAKDVVSRVVGGTVPVLDGETFSVRVLVDHSIVQSFVMGGRTTVTSRAYPTEAIYAAAGVYLFNNATSATITTEGLVVYEMASAESRAFLADDM; this is encoded by the exons atgGAGTCCCGCGCCGTCGTCGTCCAAGGCACCACGGCGCCGCTGCTCCCGTACGCCTACGCGCCGCTGCCGTCCTCTGCCGACGACGCCCGTGAAAACCAGAGTAGCGGCGGCGGTGTGAGGTGGCGCGCGTGCGCGGCCTCGGCCCTGGTGGTGCTGCTGGTCGTCGTCGGCTTCTTCGCGGGTGGCAGGGTGGATCTGGGTCAGGACGGCGAGGTGTCTGCGACTTCTTCGGTTCCTGGGAGCAGCAGGGGCAAGGATTCCGGCGTGTCGGAGAAGGAGTCGCCCGCCGACGGCGGCTTCCCGTGGAGCAACGCCATGCTGCAGTGGCAGCACACCGGGTTCCATTTCCAGCCACTCAAGCACTACATGAACG ATCCCAACG GTCCGGTCTACTATGGCGGATGGTACCACCTCTTCTACCAGCACAACCCCTATGGCGACTCGTGGGGAAACGTATCTTGGGGACATGCCGTGTCCAAGGACCTGGTGAACTGGCGCCACCTCCCGGTCGCCTTGGTGCCCGACCagtggtacgacatcaacggcgtCCTGACGGGCTCTATCACAGTGCTCCCAGACGGGCGTGTCATCCTGCTATACACGGGGAACACCGACACCTTTTCGCAGGTCCAGTGCCTTGCAGTGCCCGCCGACCCATCTGACCCGCTCCTTCGTAGCTGGATCAAGCACCCCGCCAACCCCATCCTCTTCCCGCCACCTGGGATCGGGCTCAAGGACTTTCGTGACCCGCTCACGGCCTGGTTCGAACATTCCGACAACACGTGGCGCACCATCATCGGATCCAAGGATGATGACGGCCACGCTGGCATCGTCCTTAGCTACAAGACCACCGACTTTGTGAATTATGAGCTCATGCCAGGGAACATGCATCGTGGCCCTGACGGCACCGGCATGTACGAGTGCCTTGACATCTACCCTGTGGGCGGCAACTCATCCGAGATGTTGGGTGGCGACTCCTCGCCGGAGGTGTTGTTCGTGCTCAAGGAGAGCGCCAACGACGAGTGGCACGACTACTACGCGCTTGGGTGGTTcgacgccgccgccaacacgTGGACGCCACAGGACCCCGAGGCGGACCTTGGGATCGGCCTCAGATACGACTGGGGCAAGTACTACGCGTCCAAGTCCTTCTACGACCCGATCAAGAACCGGCGCGTCGTTTGGGCGTTCGTCGGCGAGACCGACTCTGAGCAGGCCGACAAAGCCAAGGGATGGGCGTCCCTCATG TCGATTCCGAGGACGGTGGAGCTTGACAAGAAGACCCGGACGAACCTCATCCAATGGCCAGTGGAGGAGATCGAGACCCTTCGCAGGAACGCCACAGACCTCGGTGGCATCACCGTTGAAGCCGGCTCTGTCATTCACCTTCCCCTCCAACAAGGCGCGCAGCTTGACATCGAGGCCTCCTTCCGCCTCAACTCTTCGGACATGGATGCACTCAACGAGGCCGACGTCGGCTTCAACTGCAGTAGCAGCGCTGGGGCAGCCGTGCGTGGCGCGCTCGGCCCCTTTggcctcctcgtcttcgccgACGGTCGCCACGAACAGACGGCGGCGTACTTCTACGTGTCCAAGGGCCTCGACGGCAGCCTCCTGACGCACTACTGCCACGACGAGTCGCGGTCGACGCGAGCAAAGGACGTCGTGAGCCGGGTGGTTGGCGGCACTGTGCCAGTGCTTGACGGTGAAACCTTTTCAGTGAGGGTGCTAGTGGACCACTCCATCGTGCAGAGCTTCGTGATGGGTGGGAGGACCACAGTGACATCGCGGGCATACCCGACGGAGGCCATCTACGCCGCGGCAGGGGTGTACCTGTTCAACAACGCAACgagcgccaccatcaccaccgagggGCTCGTCGTGTACGAGATGGCCTCGGCCGAGAGTCGGGCCTTCTTGGCTGACGACATGTAG